One region of Oryza sativa Japonica Group chromosome 5, ASM3414082v1 genomic DNA includes:
- the LOC107278139 gene encoding elongation factor 2 — protein MMVVTAEELHSIMCNKNNIRNVLVIADAGHGKTAILDSLVATAGITSQEVTESNSLISLYYEMPEDSLRSYKDKRAGNGHLINLIDSPVCCNLSNDVQPALCIMDGALVVVDSFEGVTLWTKTSIREALNMKIQPVFTLNKIDRFFLEQNVDGEKAYQTLSSLIDSVNATMSSHKDAQVYPTKGTVVFSSGLHGWAVAISNFAKMYSSKFKVEESKMIDRLWGENFFDLATKKWTKKNTGTATCKRGFVQFCYEPIREIMNACMNSKHKLWPMLEKIHVTVSSPAKELVGIELVKYVIQAWLPACSALSEMMMYHIPSPEKAQRHCVGNFGVDLDNIYHTSVRNCDAEGPLVLYVSKMTLALGKGRYFALGRVFSGKVTSGMNVQFLSPSYGIGERKDLYIKCIKSSLIWIGDKRELVEGSSCSSIPGHRDLFDKATYTTVNCMEHKQGLENHSHWKHCVCVYFRPVN, from the exons ATGATGGTGGTCACAGCGGAAGAACTTCACAGCATTATGTGCAATAAGAACAACATTCGGAATGTATTGGTTATTGCTGATGCTGGCCATG gaaaaactGCAATATTGGATTCCCTGGTAGCAACTGCTGGAATTACTTCCCAGGAAGTTACTGAAAGCAATAGCCTAATTTCTCTGTACTATGAAATGCCTGAAGATTCTCTGAGAAGCTACAAGGATAAGAGAGCTGGTAACGGACACTTGATCAATCTTATTGACTCTCCTGTGTGTTGCAACTTGTCTAATGATGTCCAACCTGCCCTTTGCATAATGGATGGTGCTCTAGTTGTAGTGGACAGTTTTGAGGGTGTTACTTTATGGACCAAGACTTCTATTCGTGAGGCTCTTAATATGAAGATTCAGCCTGTTTTTACTCTGAATAAGATCGACAGATTCTTCCTTGAGCAGAATGTTGATGGTGAGAAAGCTTATCAGACCCTCTCCAGTCTAATTGATAGTGTCAATGCTACCATGTCTTCACACAAAGATGCTCAGGTGTATCCCACTAAGGGAACTGTTGTGTTCTCATCTGGTCTGCACGGATGGGCAGTTGCAATTTCTAATTTTGCTAAGATGTATTCCTCCAAATTCAAAGTTGAGGAATCTAAGATGATAGACAGATTATGGGGTGAGAACTTCTTTGACCTGGCCACAAAGAAATGGACAAAAAAGAACACTGGCACAGCTACATGCAAGAGGGGCTTTGTTCAGTTTTGCTATGAACCTATCAGAGAGATCATGAACGCCTGCATGAATAGCAAGCACAAATTGTGGCCTATGCTAGAAAAGATTCATGTCACTGTGAGTTCTCCAGCTAAGGAACTTGTTGGCATTGAACTCGTAAAGTATGTGATCCAAGCTTGGCTGCCAGCATGCAGTGCACTTTCTGAGATGATGATGTACCACATCCCCTCTCCAGAGAAGGCGCAAAGACATTGTGTTGGGAATTTTGGTGTGGATCTTGACAACATTTACCATACCTCTGTTAGAAATTGTGATGCTGAAGGGCCCCTTGTTCTTTATGTTTCCAAGATGACCCTAGCATTAGGCAAAGGCAGGTATTTTGCTTTAGGACGTGTCTTCTCCGGGAAAGTCACATCTGGAATGAATGTCCAATTCTTGAGTCCCAGCTATGGTATTGGTGAAAGAAAAGATTTGTATATCAAATGCATTAAGAGTTCCCTTATTTGGATAGGAGATAAAAGGGAGTTAGTTGAGGGTTCTTCTTGCTCCTCTATCCCTGGTCATAGAGACTTATTTGACAAGGCCACATACACTACAGTTAATTGTATGGAACATAAACAGGGATTAGAAAATCATAGTCACTGGAAACATTGTGTATGTGTTTACTTCAGACCAGTTAATTAA
- the LOC4339054 gene encoding selT-like protein isoform X2 translates to MDRVQLLLVGLPALLFLSDLSHIFAPPPPHLRHPHHHPPHHHPHPPHHHPPHHPHPPHHPHPPHHPHPPHHPHPPHHHPHPHPDPAAEAIQANVDGAGYGTTVELQFCASCSYKGTAMTMKRMLETSFPGIHVILHNYPPPFPKRVLGKLVPILQVGAIATIMAGDHIFPRLGMVPPPWYYSLRANRFGTMATIWLFGNFAQSFLQSSGAFEVYCNGDLVFSKLAEQRFPSEFELRDLINSRLPDSLVGKNVGKSLS, encoded by the exons ATGGACCGCGTgcagctcctcctcgtcggtcTCCccgccctcctcttcctctccgacCTCTCCCAcatcttcgcgccgccgccgccgcatctccggcacccccaccaccacccgccgcaCCACCATCCCCATCCGCCTCACCACCACCCCCCGCATCACCCCCACCCGCCTCACCACCCGCATCCGCCGCATCACCCCCACCCGCCTCACCACCCGCATCCGCCGCACCATCACCCCCACCCTCACCCCGATCCCGCCGCGGAGGCCATACAG GCTAACGTTGATGGAGCTGGATATGGCACCACCGTCGAGCTGCAATTCTGCGCCTCCTGCTCGTACAA GGGGACTGCAATGACTATGAAGCGCATGCTGGAAACATCATTTCCAGGCATTCATGTTATCTTGCACAATTACCCTCCACCCTTCCCCAAACGTGTACTTGGCAAACTTGTGCCAATTCTTCAGGTTGGAGCCATTGCAACAATAATGGCTGGTGATCATATTTTCCCCAGACTTGGAATGGTTCCACCCCCATGGTACTACTCACTGCGTGCCAATAGATTTGGAACCATGGCAACAATCTGGCTATTTGGCAATTTTGCGCAATCTTTCCTACAAAGTTCTGGTGCCTTTGAAGTTTACTGCAATGGAGATTTG GTTTTCTCAAAATTAGCTGAGCAGAGGTTCCCTAGTGAGTTTGAACTGCGGGATCTCATCAACAGCAGATTACCAGATTCTCTGGTTGGGAAAAATGTGGGAAAATCCTTGTCTTAG
- the LOC4339055 gene encoding uncharacterized protein, translating into MSLLLRRLAGAAAGRHLRRALSTAASRPPWRMILTEAELDRSGAPSRSARASLDLVEPPRSSRLSVPAHFVNPGPLPDAEGDAVGFVGWVIGGSGDGLLLLKFYDTRYHAPVVANVRLAVALQLSRTTSEGVLDPDVAHFVCNPLSGQMYRLPPAIETTKYSTGRGLLTRSESRHGPPDRYVVAELTRGESGSSVLRRFMSETEEWDDVATVRSSSGSERAAAAERVMHLDHQVVAFGGRLWWVDVSWGALSVDPFSDRPEERFVELPKGSVLPDLTGIGGRRILGLYRRMGVSEGKLRYVEVSNAKKPFVVSAFSLDDEGSSWTLEHRMEITPSWKGELKVPEKPRIGAIDPLNANVVYLIFLHEVLAVDMAKGEVIGRSSPDDVNSSSVVPCILPPWLESCQIPSAATLSSKKTDVERNTLADTLVRVDRGS; encoded by the exons ATGTCGCTgctgctccgccgcctcgccggcgccgcagcgggccgccatctccgccgcgcgCTCTCCACGGCCGCGTCACGCCCTCCGTGGCGCATGATCCTAACCGAGGCGGAGCTGGACAGGTCAGGGGCGCCGTCGCGGAGCGCGCGGGCGTCCTTGGACCTCGTCGAGCCCCCGCGCTCCTCCCGCCTCTCCGTCCCCGCCCACTTCGTCAACCCCGGCCCCCTCCCGGACGCCGAAGGGGACGCCGTCGGCTTCGTCGGCTGGGtcatcggcggcagcggcgacgggctcctcctcctcaagtTCTACGACACCCGCTACCACGCCCCCGTCGTCGCCAACGTCCGCCTCGCCGTGGCGCTCCAGCTGTCCAGGACGACGAGCGAGGGCGTCCTCGACCCGGACGTCGCGCACTTCGTCTGCAACCCGCTCAGCGGCCAGATGTACCGCCTCCCGCCCGCCATCGAGACCACCAAGTACAGCACGGGGCGCGGCCTCCTCACCCGATCCGAGTCCCGGCACGGGCCGCCCGACAGGTACGTGGTCGCGGAGCTCACCAGGGGGGAGTCCGGGAGCAGCGTGCTGCGCCGGTTCATGTCGGAGACCGAGGAGTGGGACGATGTGGCGACGGTGCGGTCCTCCTCGGGctcggagagggcggcggcggccgagcgggTGATGCACCTGGACCACCAGGTGGTGGCCTTCGGCGGCCGGCTGTGGTGGGTGGACGTGAGCTGGGGCGCCCTCTCCGTCGACCCGTTCAGCGACCGGCCGGAGGAGCGCTTCGTCGAGCTGCCCAAGGGCAGCGTACTGCCGGACCTGACCGGAATTGGGGGGAGACGGATTCTTGGCTTGTATCGGCGGATGGGGGTCAGCGAGGGGAAGCTCCGGTACGTCGAGGTGTCCAATGCGAAGAAGCCGTTCGTGGTCAGCGCATTCTCGCTCGACGATGAGGGCAGCAGCTGGACGCTGGAGCACAGGATGGAGATCACCCCAAGCTGGAAGGGTGAGCTCAAGGTGcccgagaagccgcggatcggcGCCATCGATCCACTGAACGCCAACGTTGTGTACCTGATATTCCTCCACGAGGTTCTTGCCGTGGACATGGCCAAGGGCGAGGTGATTGGGAGGAGTTCTCCTGATGACGTCAACTCTAGTTCAGTTGTGCCATGCATCCTACCACCGTGGCTCGAATCATGTCAGATCCCCTCTGCAG CAACCCTTTCGAGCAAGAAGACTGATGTTGAAAGAAATACTCTGGCAGACACACTGGTTCGTGTGGATAGAGGCAGTTAA
- the LOC4339056 gene encoding uncharacterized protein isoform X1, with protein sequence MAATDSRRLADLDDDELDRLLPLIKVTHFAAHRTSAPGGCGCPCAATRRMEEGQASSERTPNPPTVAQSSLDNSKKDSEKALRKRSIKMAMKIINYSEDCMRKIVELNATLPLDQHFFPACIWPRDLEDLRFSKIGFYVDYRLNDTSPTTWGCKRFAHEDKYVASTMLRINGLVFTGDFPHGRSMHVYGFVAVRDDKEPLRNYIFNVSREKACQLNLDSPSLEISPPMRGISVWDSALIEFHLKVKGSDSDSSSDDDILINACMEFDYETIEHDKKLISRIDGPFGPLDMRYIFLKNGIEATIDIDLGSTSEAYDILLVAFSGEDSMTLYKDRVGQHTKFTAVVIVPLDELLHIKAFGTYGSSHFDGNIAVPVLKHGSCKKPFWFQLAEKKSGHKNLPRACLEVTFSTMGYYNTGEM encoded by the exons ATGGCGGCGACCGATTCTCGTCGCCTCGCAGACCTAGATGACGACGAGCTAGACCGCCTCCTCCCGTTGATCAAGGTCACCCACTTCGCCGCGCACCGCACTTCCGCCCCCGGAGGATGTGGCTGTCCTTGTGCGGCGACGAGGCGGATGGAAGAGGGTCAGG CCTCATCGGAGAGGACTCCAAATCCCCCCACAGTCGCTCAGTCGTCGTTGGACAATTCCAAGAAAGATTCAGAGAAAGCTTTACGGA AACGCAGTATAAAGATGGCAATGAAGATTATCAATTACTCTGAAGACTGTATGAGAAAGATTGTAGAGTTGAATGCCACTCTCCCTCTGGATCAGCATTTCTTCCCTGCCTGCATCTGGCCACGGGACCTTGAGGACTTGCGTTTTTCCAAGATTGGGTTTTACGTTGACTATCGCTTGAATGACACTTCTCCAA CCACTTGGGGGTGTAAGCGCTTTGCACATGAAGACAAGTATGTTGCATCAACTATGCTGCGGATCAATGGACTAGTGTTTACTGGAGATTTCCCACATGGCCGGTCCATGCATGTTTATGGTTTTGTGGCTGTGAGGGATGATAAAGAGCCATTGAGGAACTATATCTTCAATGTCAGCAGGGAGAAGGCTTGTCAATTGAACCTG GATTCGCCTTCATTGGAGATTAGTCCCCCCATGCGTGGCATCTCCGTATGGGACAGTGCTTTAATCGAGTTTCACTTGAAGGTTAAGGGCAGTGACAGTGATAGTAGTTCAGATGATGACATACTCATTAACGCCTGTATGGAGTTCGACTATGAGACCATTGAGCATGACAAAAAGTTGATATCAAGAATTGATGGCCCGTTCGGTCCACTTGATATGCGTTATATCTTCTTAAAGAATGGGATTGAGGCCACTATCGATATTGATCTGGGCAGCACATCTGAAGCTTATGATATTTTGCTTGTAGCATTTTCAGGCGAGGATTCCATGACGCTTTACAAGGACCGTGTTGGACAGCATACCAAGTTTACAGCCGTTGTAATTGTTCCTTTAGACGAGTTGTTACATATCAAAGCATTTGGCACGTATGGTTCGTCTCATTTTGATGGCAATATTGCTGTGCCTGTATTAAAGCATGGAAGCTGTAAGAAACCGTTTTGGTTTCAGTTGGCAGAGAAGAAGTCGGGGCATAAGAATCTGCCTAGAGCTTGCCTGGAGGTCACGTTTTCTACGATGGGTTACTATAACACGGGAGAGATGTAG
- the LOC4339056 gene encoding uncharacterized protein isoform X2: MAATDSRRLADLDVDELDRLLPLIKVTPFAAHRTSAPRGCGCPCAAPRRMEESQASSERTPNPPHNRSVAFGQFQERLRESFTHIKMAMKIINYSEDCMRKIVELNATLPLDQHFFPACIWPRDLEDLRFSKIGFYVDYRLNDTSPTTWGCKRFAHEDKYVASTMLRINGLVFTGDFPHGRSMHVYGFVAVRDDKEPLRNYIFNVSREKACQLNLDSPSLEISPPMRGISVWDSALIEFHLKVKGSDSDSSSDDDILINACMEFDYETIEHDKKLISRIDGPFGPLDMRYIFLKNGIEATIDIDLGSTSEAYDILLVAFSGEDSMTLYKDRVGQHTKFTAVVIVPLDELLHIKAFGTYGSSHFDGNIAVPVLKHGSCKKPFWFQLAEKKSGHKNLPRACLEVTFSTMGYYNTGEM; encoded by the exons ATGGCGGCGACCGATTCTCGTCGCCTTGCAGACCTAGATGTCGACGAGCTGGACCGCCTCCTCCCGTTGATCAAGGTCACCCCCTTCGCCGCGCACCGCACTTCTGCCCCCAGAGGATGTGGTTGTCCTTGTGCGGCGCCGAGGCGGATGGAGGAGTCTCAGG CCTCGTCGGAGAGGACTCCAAATCCCCCCCACAATCGCTCAGTCGCCTTTGGACAATTCCAAGAAAGACTCCGAGAAAGCTTTACGCA TATAAAGATGGCAATGAAGATTATCAATTACTCTGAAGACTGTATGAGAAAGATTGTAGAGTTGAATGCCACTCTCCCTCTGGATCAGCATTTCTTCCCTGCCTGCATCTGGCCACGGGACCTTGAGGACTTGCGTTTTTCCAAGATTGGGTTTTACGTTGACTATCGCTTGAATGACACTTCTCCAA CCACTTGGGGGTGTAAGCGCTTTGCACATGAAGACAAGTATGTTGCATCAACTATGCTGCGGATCAATGGACTAGTGTTTACTGGAGATTTCCCACATGGCCGGTCCATGCATGTTTATGGTTTTGTGGCTGTGAGGGATGATAAAGAGCCATTGAGGAACTATATCTTCAATGTCAGCAGGGAGAAGGCTTGTCAATTGAACCTG GATTCGCCTTCATTGGAGATTAGTCCCCCCATGCGTGGCATCTCCGTATGGGACAGTGCTTTAATCGAGTTTCACTTGAAGGTTAAGGGCAGTGACAGTGATAGTAGTTCAGATGATGACATACTCATTAACGCCTGTATGGAGTTCGACTATGAGACCATTGAGCATGACAAAAAGTTGATATCAAGAATTGATGGCCCGTTCGGTCCACTTGATATGCGTTATATCTTCTTAAAGAATGGGATTGAGGCCACTATCGATATTGATCTGGGCAGCACATCTGAAGCTTATGATATTTTGCTTGTAGCATTTTCAGGCGAGGATTCCATGACGCTTTACAAGGACCGTGTTGGACAGCATACCAAGTTTACAGCCGTTGTAATTGTTCCTTTAGACGAGTTGTTACATATCAAAGCATTTGGCACGTATGGTTCGTCTCATTTTGATGGCAATATTGCTGTGCCTGTATTAAAGCATGGAAGCTGTAAGAAACCGTTTTGGTTTCAGTTGGCAGAGAAGAAGTCGGGGCATAAGAATCTGCCTAGAGCTTGCCTGGAGGTCACGTTTTCTACGATGGGTTACTATAACACGGGAGAGATGTAG
- the LOC4339054 gene encoding selT-like protein isoform X1, translating to MDRVQLLLVGLPALLFLSDLSHIFAPPPPHLRHPHHHPPHHHPHPPHHHPPHHPHPPHHPHPPHHPHPPHHPHPPHHHPHPHPDPAAEAIQQANVDGAGYGTTVELQFCASCSYKGTAMTMKRMLETSFPGIHVILHNYPPPFPKRVLGKLVPILQVGAIATIMAGDHIFPRLGMVPPPWYYSLRANRFGTMATIWLFGNFAQSFLQSSGAFEVYCNGDLVFSKLAEQRFPSEFELRDLINSRLPDSLVGKNVGKSLS from the exons ATGGACCGCGTgcagctcctcctcgtcggtcTCCccgccctcctcttcctctccgacCTCTCCCAcatcttcgcgccgccgccgccgcatctccggcacccccaccaccacccgccgcaCCACCATCCCCATCCGCCTCACCACCACCCCCCGCATCACCCCCACCCGCCTCACCACCCGCATCCGCCGCATCACCCCCACCCGCCTCACCACCCGCATCCGCCGCACCATCACCCCCACCCTCACCCCGATCCCGCCGCGGAGGCCATACAG CAGGCTAACGTTGATGGAGCTGGATATGGCACCACCGTCGAGCTGCAATTCTGCGCCTCCTGCTCGTACAA GGGGACTGCAATGACTATGAAGCGCATGCTGGAAACATCATTTCCAGGCATTCATGTTATCTTGCACAATTACCCTCCACCCTTCCCCAAACGTGTACTTGGCAAACTTGTGCCAATTCTTCAGGTTGGAGCCATTGCAACAATAATGGCTGGTGATCATATTTTCCCCAGACTTGGAATGGTTCCACCCCCATGGTACTACTCACTGCGTGCCAATAGATTTGGAACCATGGCAACAATCTGGCTATTTGGCAATTTTGCGCAATCTTTCCTACAAAGTTCTGGTGCCTTTGAAGTTTACTGCAATGGAGATTTG GTTTTCTCAAAATTAGCTGAGCAGAGGTTCCCTAGTGAGTTTGAACTGCGGGATCTCATCAACAGCAGATTACCAGATTCTCTGGTTGGGAAAAATGTGGGAAAATCCTTGTCTTAG
- the LOC4339056 gene encoding uncharacterized protein isoform X3 yields MWLSLCGDEADGRGSGLIGEDSKSPHSRSVVVGQFQERFRESFTDIKMAMKIINYSEDCMRKIVELNATLPLDQHFFPACIWPRDLEDLRFSKIGFYVDYRLNDTSPTTWGCKRFAHEDKYVASTMLRINGLVFTGDFPHGRSMHVYGFVAVRDDKEPLRNYIFNVSREKACQLNLDSPSLEISPPMRGISVWDSALIEFHLKVKGSDSDSSSDDDILINACMEFDYETIEHDKKLISRIDGPFGPLDMRYIFLKNGIEATIDIDLGSTSEAYDILLVAFSGEDSMTLYKDRVGQHTKFTAVVIVPLDELLHIKAFGTYGSSHFDGNIAVPVLKHGSCKKPFWFQLAEKKSGHKNLPRACLEVTFSTMGYYNTGEM; encoded by the exons ATGTGGCTGTCCTTGTGCGGCGACGAGGCGGATGGAAGAGGGTCAGG CCTCATCGGAGAGGACTCCAAATCCCCCCACAGTCGCTCAGTCGTCGTTGGACAATTCCAAGAAAGATTCAGAGAAAGCTTTACGGA TATAAAGATGGCAATGAAGATTATCAATTACTCTGAAGACTGTATGAGAAAGATTGTAGAGTTGAATGCCACTCTCCCTCTGGATCAGCATTTCTTCCCTGCCTGCATCTGGCCACGGGACCTTGAGGACTTGCGTTTTTCCAAGATTGGGTTTTACGTTGACTATCGCTTGAATGACACTTCTCCAA CCACTTGGGGGTGTAAGCGCTTTGCACATGAAGACAAGTATGTTGCATCAACTATGCTGCGGATCAATGGACTAGTGTTTACTGGAGATTTCCCACATGGCCGGTCCATGCATGTTTATGGTTTTGTGGCTGTGAGGGATGATAAAGAGCCATTGAGGAACTATATCTTCAATGTCAGCAGGGAGAAGGCTTGTCAATTGAACCTG GATTCGCCTTCATTGGAGATTAGTCCCCCCATGCGTGGCATCTCCGTATGGGACAGTGCTTTAATCGAGTTTCACTTGAAGGTTAAGGGCAGTGACAGTGATAGTAGTTCAGATGATGACATACTCATTAACGCCTGTATGGAGTTCGACTATGAGACCATTGAGCATGACAAAAAGTTGATATCAAGAATTGATGGCCCGTTCGGTCCACTTGATATGCGTTATATCTTCTTAAAGAATGGGATTGAGGCCACTATCGATATTGATCTGGGCAGCACATCTGAAGCTTATGATATTTTGCTTGTAGCATTTTCAGGCGAGGATTCCATGACGCTTTACAAGGACCGTGTTGGACAGCATACCAAGTTTACAGCCGTTGTAATTGTTCCTTTAGACGAGTTGTTACATATCAAAGCATTTGGCACGTATGGTTCGTCTCATTTTGATGGCAATATTGCTGTGCCTGTATTAAAGCATGGAAGCTGTAAGAAACCGTTTTGGTTTCAGTTGGCAGAGAAGAAGTCGGGGCATAAGAATCTGCCTAGAGCTTGCCTGGAGGTCACGTTTTCTACGATGGGTTACTATAACACGGGAGAGATGTAG